The genomic DNA ACGTTTTCAAGCACTAACACCATCAAATCAATAGCTACCCCTTTGGCCATGAGTATGAATTATTATTAGACATTATTGGTATTACATTGGCCGTTTACTGTGTCCCTCGCTCTTCAAGAAGTCACGCTTTCGAACTGCTCGTTCGATTCGTCCTTCTCATGCTGCCATAGCTGCATTTAGGCAACGTCACAAGAAATACGTGAAGctgctaaagttagctagctaatacttTACAGATATCAATGGCGTTTACATTATATTCCCTTATTCAAGCGGTGATTTTGTGTGTTAATGCTGTCGCCGTATTGCACGAAGATAGATTTTTAAGTAAAAGTAAGTGGCTGTGCATATTTTGTTTAACATTGCTTTCAACAGTgttttgctaacgttagctagctacaccaGTAATAAGTGGAACAGCTTGTTTATTGATACAATGATATCTCTTATGGCCTAGTGTTTGCATATAATATAGCATTTTTCCCCCTCTAGTTGGCTGGGGTGTGGACCAAAGTGTTGGTGGATTTGGTGATGAACCAGGCATCAAAGTGCAGCTAATGAACCTTGTCCGCTCTGTGAGGACAGTGATGAGAGGTATGGCCATAGAGATGAATAGAGGACTTTagcaaagatgtgtgtgtgtgtgtctatatattataactaacccaagattcactacatgatcaaaattatgtggacacctgttgggtggttaggcctggcttgcagttggcATTTCAATTAATCCTataggtgttcgatggggttgacatcagggttctgtgcaggccaatcaagtttcACACCtatctcgacaaactatttctgtacggacctcgttttgtgcaccggtgcattgtcatgctgaaacagggaagggccttccccaaactgttgccacaacgttagaagcacagaatcatctagaatgtcattgtatgctgtagccttaagatttcccttcacaggaactaagggacctagcccaaATGATGATAAAAaggtcccagaccattattcctcctccgccaaactttacagttgccactatgctatgcattggggaaggtagcgttctcctggcattcgccaaacccagattcgtccgtcggactgccagatggtgaagtgtgattcatcactccagagaacatgttttcactgggactgagttttacaccactccagtcgacgcttggcattgaacATGggaatcttaggcttgtgtgctgatgctctgccatggaaacccatttcaggaagctcccgatgaacagttattgtgctgacaatgcttccagaggcagtttggaactcggtagtgagttttacaacagaggacagacagatttgtatgcgcttcagcactcggcggtcctattctgtgagcttgtgtggcctaccacttcacggctgagccgttgttacacctagacgtttccacttcacaataacagcacttacagttgaccggggcagctctagcagggcggacatttgactaactgactttggaaaggtggcatcctatcaaggtgccatgttgaaattcactgagcttttcagtaaggcaattctactgccaatgtttgtctatggcgattgcatggctgtgtgctcaattgtatacacctgtcagcaatgggtgtgggtTAAATAGCCGAATCAACTCATTTGAAGGGATGTGCACAttcttttgtatatacagtgtagttCATCTGTGTCGTTTTCAATGGGAGCAATGAAGCATAGTGTGTAGAAAAatgcaaggaggtgggcagagccaagcacaatCTAGTAAGATCCTATTGGCACGTTCTGGCATGTATTCACATATTTCCATTAGGGAACGCCTTCTCTGTGCATGTATGCATTAACTCAATTTGCCCTTGCACTCCTTGTAAACAACGTACTTTAAAAAAACTTTGTCAAAGGGTCACGTCTACAAAACTTTGGAAGTTTTGGAAACAGAACTGTATTGAGGTTGGGCTTTTCTTCGATGAGAAAATCTGCAGAATGTCGACCCAGTTCCATCTCGCTTCATACTCTCCCACTGCcaaccactgggcttcctctcccCACCATATTTAGTGAGGGGTGAAAATTCCTTCCGGATGCTTcagatttatacatccggtgaaaaaTCTGGCTCCTTGTTCTATCTGTGACTTTAGTGCCCAAAAGCTTGTTTTAGACTGAGCAGCGTCATTGATtactttcaccattttgaagtagtcaactgggtgggacttcatATGGGTTGTAGTGATGTGCAGTTGGTGAATGATTTATGCTTTTTGTACTGACTCGAGGAGTCATGATTAGCTTTTCTGAGTGACCTGTCATTTTAGTTGTTCGTTTGATCTGCTGGCCATAATAGGTCCCACAGCATGATTGATACACACTCAGTGGCTCCAGAGACGTTCTCTGACCAACAACTGTCTGTCATATATGCGCACAGGAAAATAGATCATGCTGAAGGCAGCATAGATAAGAAAAACTGATAATTAATCGCATGGTGCAATAATTATttaattaaagctgcaatatgcgGAAaacgctctgccatttcctggttgcaaaaatttgAATAGTtttcctaatttcagtttgtcacAAAACAAGCAATAGTGTAGAGAATCCTTGTACtgtctaaaccgctgtgaaatatattttcaattaccaaaaatattgtaatttcagctgtttgaagctggtgtacaaaaccaaaagtaagacgcaaaaatgaaacttaaggacaggaagcatagaaatagcgtaCATAGAACAGATGTGctgcttcttagactggctttcaatgagaatgacggatttataactcacatttctatgtgaatttgatcAGGTTGCGGAAAAGTTATGACGGACACAGCTTTATAAACAAACTTGAACTCGAGAACAAATCGTTTGAGGTGCTGCAGTTCGCTAACGGTATTGTGCTCATCACCCTCACAGCAGTCAAGCAAGAAGGAGTTGGCATAGAATCAAAGGATTGTTGACAAGATGTAAACTATGTTTCCTTTCCTAATATTTAttgaaaacagaaataaatcTGTACAATGAGCACTTGCATTTTAAGTTCATCGTTCGTTGTTGGTTAACTTTGGTTAACTAGCTAGCGACATTTAGCCATATTGGCATTAGTGTGAcaagtcaaaacacctcaaaactaGACATGTTATCAATAGCAAGATACAACAAGCTGAAAACGAGCCACCTGCAATTCCCCACATTGCAACTTGTTGTAATTTTTTATAGTTATCTGATCATCCAGAATCATAACACACAGCATTTCGCTCCATTGATGCCCGTGCATCATTTTTGTGCGGTTGTAGCCTAACCCAtctatgggttaaggaaggatcacataattccatcagGTTACCAGGAGGGATCAGGCAATGAATTATACTCGTGagaaaacattccataactgcggGTGGCAGTAAATTACCAACCTTtactttatacctgttcaaaccACACATTCTACGTGGCAGTGTGCAGCCTTTCCATTTGTTTGACAGCACAAAGTAGTAGTAGAAAAATGTAATTGTTGTCGATAGTTaatacagccacaaagtcataaactcttcctatttctacaatttatatcttcttaaaatctgactttaacctaaccctaaccacactgctaacattgTCTAacacctaaccttaaattaaaacaaaaatgcacatttttgttttcatacatttttttcgATATAGACAATTGGCTATGtcatctagtggaaacccttcAAAATGGGGATGGCCTCAGTGGCGCTGCACATGCTCTCACAGACGCCATAATGGGACAGATATAATGCAATGTCCATCTAAAAATCAATACCATATTCaaatatcaacaacaaaaatattctgcattcatgttgttgttttttttaatagaTTATTCTTGTTTTCCTCTTAACAATTTGATGTTAACCAGACTGAACTGAGACTGGTCTGACTTTGGCATTATTCATAATCTTTACTCTCTCATCTTGCAGTGCCCTTGATTGCTGTCAATTCTGTCTGCATTGTGTTGTTGCTGCTTTTTGGCTGAAGAGAAGACTGGACTGAATTTGGACGCTGAACTAAGAGAAGCCACTTTCAGGGGTCAGGAGGATGTCACCCTGGCACCTGGAGGAGGGACCCTACATGCACCAGGAAGAAGAGTACACCCACACGTTTATGTATCTCAGAGATTCAGCATTACATTTGATttcctttattattattattccttACATTTGTCAAACCTGTTGGTCTTAGGTCAGGCTAAGTGACAGTTCAGATGCAAGAACAATCTGAGTTTACTACATTCACAGTTTCTTTTACAGACACCTGTGAGTCAATGTTATAGCACAAGGCAGTTCAAAAGTGCCTACGGTTGCTTTTGGAAGATTTCTTCATTGTAAAAGGATAATTGACTTTGATCTCATGATTCAACTTTCTTTCTCCTTATTTGAAATTGTGGTTCGTCGCAGTTCTGATGGTATATTCTGTATCTGTTGCTTTTAACATATTCCTGGATAAAAAGTTGTCATTTTGTGTCCCATACACAATTTAATTGTGTATGACTTTTTCTAAGTAACTTTCTATGAattatttgaaaaaaataaagATTTGTTAAAAATCTACCACTTTTGAGTTTGTTCATAACCCAACATTAGCTAAAAATAGTAATAATTTTAGCAGGCGCACTCATCCAGAGCGATTTACTCTCAGAGCAAGTTGaacattacatcattttcttGTCCCAGAACACACTCCCTACTTACACAACTTTTCTTTGATCATGGCTGTGTCAAAAGCACATTAAGAAGACCAAAGAGACCTTGctcaaaatatatatttgctaAATGGCTAATTGTTTGCATGTAAACAAAATGAATCCTTTCTCTGGcaaatctgtaaaaaaaaatgttagcaATGTTAGTATGAATGGCATCAATCAGTGCACTCTTGAACTAGCTGCAAACTTGAGCACAAGGGCGACCAAATAAGGTGGGTGCTTCTCACTAGGTGCTTTTAGCAACACAGGTGTATTTTCATACACTAGTGttgctttcaattgtttaactgtCGGTGTGCAGGCCGGTTGGTCATGACGACAGGAATAGAGCTCCACGTTGGAGgtgtcaaacagggaaatggttccaatcacaTGGTTCCAATcatacatttttcccataggggattttagaaacacttcaaataagggctgtgtttcgtgtaggcttaccctggcgtgatgttttgataaccataCAAATCTCTattggacaaggtgacttttacccatataaacttggagtcacacgatGATTTGTTGTGTGGTCCACTCCGACTTGGGAAAGcttgcagtttattaggctacagattaaataagttaTGAGCTTGATGCTCCCTTCCAAttaatattgagggtcttattctggtgacatgatgatcgatgcttggctgccctttgacaaataaaaataatcttgctcttttgtccataGTAATCTCATCATATAGGCTATACCCACAcggtatctgcgagctgttggctagagcacatgtGCCAAGACTGGAGTGGGCACATTCGCTATATAACACGTTTTTTTtggtgacaaaaccatcagtagaattGAAAACAAGATGGAAACCCATTGTAACTCGTTACAGGTTTTCAGATACAAAAACTACAGTCATGCTGATGgactagatctctctctctctctctctctctctctatcgcactctctctcaattcaattcaatgggctttattggcacgggaaacaaatgtttacattaccaaagcaagtgaaatggataaacaaaagtgaaataaacacaaaaaagtgaacagtaaatcTTACACTCActcaagttccaaaagaataaagacatttcaaatgtctatatacagtgttgtagcaaTGTGCAATCAGTTAAAGTACAACAGAGCAAataataaatatgggttgtatttacaatggtgtttgttcttcactggttgcgcttttcttgtggcaacaggtcacaaatcttgctcctgtgattgcacactgttttatttcacccaatagatatgggagtttatcaaaattagatttttttttttttcaaattctttgtgggtttgtgtaatctgagggaaatatgtgtctctaatatggtcatacatggggaggttctcccattcttctctgcagatcctctcaagctcaggttggatggggagcaatgctgcacagctattttcaggtctctgaagatatgttctattgggttcaagtccggactctggctgggccactcaaggtcattcagagacttgtcccgaagccacttctgcgctgtcatggctgtgtgcttagggtcgttgtcctgttggaaggtgaaccttctccccagtctgaggacctgagtgctttggatcaggttttcatcaaggatctctctgtactttgctccgttcatctttccctcgatcctgactagtcactcagtccctgccgctgaagaacatccccacagcatgatgctgccaccctcatgcttcaccgtagggaatgtgccaggtttcctccagatgtgacgcttggcattcaggctaaagagttcaatcttggtttcatcagaccagataatcttgtttctcatggtctgagagtcctttagttgccttttggcaaactccaagcaggctgtcatgtgccttttacagaggagtggagtctggccactctactataaaggcctgattggtggagtgctgcagagatggttgtcctcctggaaggttctcccatcttcactgaggaactctggagctctgtcagagtgaccatcgggttcttggtcacctccctgaccaaggcccttctccctcattAGTTCATTTTGGCCGGGTGGAGGCCAGcattaggaaga from Oncorhynchus clarkii lewisi isolate Uvic-CL-2024 chromosome 30, UVic_Ocla_1.0, whole genome shotgun sequence includes the following:
- the LOC139389683 gene encoding immediate early response 3-interacting protein 1-like — protein: MAFTLYSLIQAVILCVNAVAVLHEDRFLSKIGWGVDQSVGGFGDEPGIKVQLMNLVRSVRTVMRVPLIAVNSVCIVLLLLFG